From a region of the Ostrinia nubilalis chromosome 18, ilOstNubi1.1, whole genome shotgun sequence genome:
- the LOC135080691 gene encoding BTB/POZ domain-containing protein 6-B isoform X1: MKGSPHKASGQLPVFLGKILLRWLFTKADLVFFAYRFIWYACHLQVRSSMNSSVDFFESLIDEDGRFAELNCQQRQRAPRPRARQLAQAENINNGGGLSLSPPHTISQRETVTQVSQCYSGPPSPCGSTNSAPSPTVSPAPPPGTATLDPNWQATKPTVRERNAAMFNNQLMSDVTFIVGGPGHTKVIPAHKYVLATASSVFYAMFYGGLAECKQEIEVPDVEPSAFLTLLKYLYCDEIQLEADTVLSTLYVAKKYIVPYLARACVSYLETSLTAKNACLLLSQSRLFEEPELMQRCWEVIDAQAEMALTSEGFVDIDVSTLESVLARETLNCKEINLFEAALAWAQAECLRREIEPIPTNKRAMLGSAIYLIRFPTMTLEEFANSAAQLGILTPQETIDIFLHFTAASKPQLSYPVKARAGLKAQICHRFQSCAYRSNQWRYRGRCDSIQFCVDKRIFVVGFGLYGSSNGAADYNVKIELKRLGRVLAENNTKFFSDGSSNTFHVYFDNPIQIEPECFYTASAILDGSELSYFGQEGLSEVYMGTVTFQFHCSSESTNGTGVQGGQIPELIYYGPTVNTTITNPSTNED; encoded by the exons ATGAAGGGGAGTCCTCACAAGGCATCTGGACAACTGCCTGTGTTCCTCGGGAAGATACTGCTGCGTTGGTTGTTTACCAAAGCCGATCTAGTCTTTTTTGCTTACCG CTTCATTTGGTATGCGTGTCATTTGCAAGTCCGGTCATCGATGAATAGCAGCGTCGATTTCTTCGAGAGCCTGATCGATGAGGACGGAAGGTTCGCCGAGCTGAACTGCCAGCAGCGGCAGCGGGCGCCGCGGCCGCGGGCGCGTCAGTTGGCGCAAG CGGAAAACATCAATAATGGCGGGGGTTTGTCGCTGTCTCCGCCTCACACGATATCGCAACGGGAGACAGTCACTCAAGTGTCTCAATGCTACAGTGGGCCCCCGTCCCCTTGTGGGTCCACGAATTCCGCGCCTTCGCCCACCGTGTCCCCCGCACCACCGCCAGGCACCGCTACCCTGGACCCGAATTGGCAAGCTACCAAACCCACAGTCAGGGAACGCAATGCAGCGATGTTCAATAATCAGTTAATGTCTGATGTTACATTCATTGTTGGTGGACCAG GCCACACAAAAGTAATACCAGCGCACAAATACGTATTAGCTACTGCCAGCTCTGTCTTCTACGCTATGTTTTATGGAGGACTAGCGGAGTGCAAGCAAGAAATTGAAGTTCCTGATGTCGAACCATCTGCCTTCCTCACTCTACtcaa GTATCTATACTGTGATGAAATTCAGTTGGAAGCTGACACAGTATTATCAACACTGTATGTTGCAAAGAAGTACATAGTTCCGTATTTAGCGAGAGCATGTGTCAGCTACTTGGAAACCAGTCTCACAGCAAAAAACGCTTGCCTGCTCCTCAGCCAGTCAAGGTTGTTTGAGGAGCCAGAACTGATGCAGCGATGCTGGGAAGTTATTGACGCTCAG GCTGAGATGGCCCTGACATCTGAAGGATTTGTTGACATAGATGTGTCAACCCTGGAGTCAGTATTAGCGAGAGAAACTCTGAATTGTAAAGAGATAAATCTGTTTGAAGCAGCATTAGCTTGGGCACAGGCAGAATGCCTCCGAAGGGAAATAGAGCCTATACCAACAAACAAAAGAGCTATGCTTGGAAGTGCCATATATCTTATCAGATTTCCCACAATGACATTGGAGGAATTTGCTAACAGTGCAGCACAACTCGGTATTTTGACCCCACAAGAAACAATAGATATATTTCTGCATTTCACTGCTGCAAGTAAACCACAACTCTCATACCCTGTAAAAGCCAGAGCAGGTTTGAAAGCCCAG ATCTGCCACAGATTCCAGTCATGTGCATACAGAAGCAATCAATGGAGATATCGCGGTCGTTGTGACTCCATACAATTTTGCGTGGACAAGAGAATTTTCGTCGTTGGATTCGGATTGTATGGCTCATCTAACGGAGCCGCCGATTACAATGTGAAAATCGAGTTGAAAAGGCTAGGAAGGGTTCTGGccgagaataatacaaaattcTTCTCAGATGGATCAAGCAACACTTTTCATGTGTACTTTGACAACCCAATACAAATTGAACCAGAATGCTTTTACACAGCTTCTGCAATTCTCGATGGAAGTGAATTGAGTTATTTTGGCCAAGAAGGTTTAAGTGAAGTGTATATGGGAACAGTTACATTTCAGTTCCATTGTTCATCAGAGAGTACCAATGGTACTGGAGTGCAAGGCGGTCAGATACCCGAGCTGATTTACTATGGCCCCACAGTCAATACCACCATCACAAATCCAAGTACAAATGAGGACTGA
- the LOC135080691 gene encoding BTB/POZ domain-containing protein 6-B isoform X2, translating to MSNLCSRIVYKPPKRLPESRESMSVAQTNAWMNAENINNGGGLSLSPPHTISQRETVTQVSQCYSGPPSPCGSTNSAPSPTVSPAPPPGTATLDPNWQATKPTVRERNAAMFNNQLMSDVTFIVGGPGHTKVIPAHKYVLATASSVFYAMFYGGLAECKQEIEVPDVEPSAFLTLLKYLYCDEIQLEADTVLSTLYVAKKYIVPYLARACVSYLETSLTAKNACLLLSQSRLFEEPELMQRCWEVIDAQAEMALTSEGFVDIDVSTLESVLARETLNCKEINLFEAALAWAQAECLRREIEPIPTNKRAMLGSAIYLIRFPTMTLEEFANSAAQLGILTPQETIDIFLHFTAASKPQLSYPVKARAGLKAQICHRFQSCAYRSNQWRYRGRCDSIQFCVDKRIFVVGFGLYGSSNGAADYNVKIELKRLGRVLAENNTKFFSDGSSNTFHVYFDNPIQIEPECFYTASAILDGSELSYFGQEGLSEVYMGTVTFQFHCSSESTNGTGVQGGQIPELIYYGPTVNTTITNPSTNED from the exons ATGTCGAATTTGTGCTCAAGAATAGTTTATAAACCACCGAAAAGGCTGCCAGAAAGTAGGGAAAGCATGTCTGTTGCACAAACGAATGCGTGGATGAATG CGGAAAACATCAATAATGGCGGGGGTTTGTCGCTGTCTCCGCCTCACACGATATCGCAACGGGAGACAGTCACTCAAGTGTCTCAATGCTACAGTGGGCCCCCGTCCCCTTGTGGGTCCACGAATTCCGCGCCTTCGCCCACCGTGTCCCCCGCACCACCGCCAGGCACCGCTACCCTGGACCCGAATTGGCAAGCTACCAAACCCACAGTCAGGGAACGCAATGCAGCGATGTTCAATAATCAGTTAATGTCTGATGTTACATTCATTGTTGGTGGACCAG GCCACACAAAAGTAATACCAGCGCACAAATACGTATTAGCTACTGCCAGCTCTGTCTTCTACGCTATGTTTTATGGAGGACTAGCGGAGTGCAAGCAAGAAATTGAAGTTCCTGATGTCGAACCATCTGCCTTCCTCACTCTACtcaa GTATCTATACTGTGATGAAATTCAGTTGGAAGCTGACACAGTATTATCAACACTGTATGTTGCAAAGAAGTACATAGTTCCGTATTTAGCGAGAGCATGTGTCAGCTACTTGGAAACCAGTCTCACAGCAAAAAACGCTTGCCTGCTCCTCAGCCAGTCAAGGTTGTTTGAGGAGCCAGAACTGATGCAGCGATGCTGGGAAGTTATTGACGCTCAG GCTGAGATGGCCCTGACATCTGAAGGATTTGTTGACATAGATGTGTCAACCCTGGAGTCAGTATTAGCGAGAGAAACTCTGAATTGTAAAGAGATAAATCTGTTTGAAGCAGCATTAGCTTGGGCACAGGCAGAATGCCTCCGAAGGGAAATAGAGCCTATACCAACAAACAAAAGAGCTATGCTTGGAAGTGCCATATATCTTATCAGATTTCCCACAATGACATTGGAGGAATTTGCTAACAGTGCAGCACAACTCGGTATTTTGACCCCACAAGAAACAATAGATATATTTCTGCATTTCACTGCTGCAAGTAAACCACAACTCTCATACCCTGTAAAAGCCAGAGCAGGTTTGAAAGCCCAG ATCTGCCACAGATTCCAGTCATGTGCATACAGAAGCAATCAATGGAGATATCGCGGTCGTTGTGACTCCATACAATTTTGCGTGGACAAGAGAATTTTCGTCGTTGGATTCGGATTGTATGGCTCATCTAACGGAGCCGCCGATTACAATGTGAAAATCGAGTTGAAAAGGCTAGGAAGGGTTCTGGccgagaataatacaaaattcTTCTCAGATGGATCAAGCAACACTTTTCATGTGTACTTTGACAACCCAATACAAATTGAACCAGAATGCTTTTACACAGCTTCTGCAATTCTCGATGGAAGTGAATTGAGTTATTTTGGCCAAGAAGGTTTAAGTGAAGTGTATATGGGAACAGTTACATTTCAGTTCCATTGTTCATCAGAGAGTACCAATGGTACTGGAGTGCAAGGCGGTCAGATACCCGAGCTGATTTACTATGGCCCCACAGTCAATACCACCATCACAAATCCAAGTACAAATGAGGACTGA